In a genomic window of Bombina bombina isolate aBomBom1 chromosome 10, aBomBom1.pri, whole genome shotgun sequence:
- the YIPF1 gene encoding protein YIPF1, whose amino-acid sequence MEAADGLKFQEFDDAAHLLAANPDATTVSIGEPEDKGQRRHRSGEDEDLLGNDDDKTELLAGQKKLAPFWTFEYYQTFFDVDTYQVLDRIKGSLLPIPGRNFVRLYVRSNPDLYGPFWICATLVFCITISGNLSNFLLHLGRPDYHYVPEFRKVSIAATAIFAYAWLVPLALWGFLTWRNSKVMSMVSYSFLEIVCVYGYSLFIYIPTSVMWIFQSEILRWILMALAMCLSGTILMLTFWPAVREDNRRIAVATIVAIVLLHALLAVGFRVYFFDPPEKEHSLPSVASPNTTKGAALAQ is encoded by the exons ATGGAGGCTGCAGATGGGCTGAAATTTCAAG AGTTTGATGACGCTGCCCACCTGCTGGCAGCGAATCCTGATGCCACAACTGTGAGTATTGGTGAGCCCGAAGACAAAGGACAGAGGAGGCACAGGTCTGGGGAAGATGAAGATTTGCTGGGCAATGACGATGACAAGACTGAG TTGTTAGCTGGACAGAAGAAACTTGCCCCATTTTGGACCTTTGAATATTATCAAACATTTTTTGATGTTGACACGTATCAG GTTCTTGACAGAATTAAAGGCTCTCTTTTACCAATACCTGGAAGAAACTTTGTTCGGTTGTATGTGAGAAGCAACCCAGATCTTTACG GTCCTTTCTGGATCTGTGCCACGCTGGTTTTCTGTATTACCATCAGTGGAAATCTGTCTAACTTCTTGTTGCATCTCGGACGCCCTGATTATCACTACGTACCAGAGTTCAGGAAAG TGTCTATCGCAGCAACTGCTATCTTTGCCTACGCCTGGTTGGTGCCGCTTGCTCTCTGGGGCTTTTTAACATGGAGAAACAGCAAAGTGATGAGCATGGTATCCTATTCCTTCCTTGAGATTGTGTGCGTCTATGGATATTCACTGTTCATCTACATCCCTACATCA GTGATGTGGATTTTCCAGTCAGAAATACTACGCTGGATCCTTATGGCTTTGGCGATGTGCCTGTCTGGGACGATCCTCATGCTGACATTCTGGCCAGCTGTACGTGAGGATAATCGGAGAATTGCAGTTGCCACTATAGTTGCTATCGTCCTTCTCCATGCATTGCTGGCAGTTGGATTTCGG GTGTATTTTTTTGACCCCCCGGAGAAGGAGCATTCGTTACCCTCTGTGGCTTCCCCTAATACAACAAAAGGAGCAGCTCTGGCTCAGTGA